attgtcctTTTTGGATCaaattctcacaaatttatttttgatattattctAAAAGATCTTTTACCAATGAAgatatcttatgtgtatataaactcatattcatctcttattttatcttatgtgaaactttgtttgtatcctATCAAGTTTCAccttattattcataaaattagCCAAACTAAAGAGTATTAGGCATGTCACAAGTCAGATTTGTCGCCATGTCTGCACTCAGATCCGTAACAAACATACTATTTAAATATAGCAGTAGACCACCCTACTAACGAATCATTGTTTTGCAACAACTAAACTCTGTTAAAACATCAACTCTTCAGCTTGGTTCAAAGCTCAAATTTGTTCTGAACGCATGAATCCTCGTCATCACTCAACCAGACTAATAATTGTAAAGGTCATGATGCAAAACTCTTCCAGACAAGGAAatgtagcaaaatcaactcattatcaatattatttatcaCTATTATATATGCATTATTACCACAATAAATCACCTATAATCACCTAGACTCATCAATCCAGTCATCGAAATATAACTCACCCTTTAAAGCACACAAGATAGACAATTTTGCACAGTAAGCAAATTGGAATTTAATTAGGATTCACAAAAGACAACACCAATATGACTATGATCACTTCAGCATAAGCATTGGATCGTGAGTAAGTGACAAACactttttgaatataaaatatagaaaaaaggaAACATCCAGCAAGCAGAGCACGAGTATGATCATTAGtcttaaatttttacaaatCATTTAATGCTAGGGCAGTTTGGCTATAGGCCATATGATCAAATAACCCCAAGTGGAATATATGCTGGCACAGATTCAAAAGGCAACATGTATTTCTAAAACAAAGCCAgagaaattaaatgtaaaacaaaaataacttcaGTATGACCGGAACCTTTCCAACTTCCAATCATGCACAATGGCGAGTGGGTTAGTAAAGCACAAGATCACCTTGAATTGACTAAATAGAAGTTCTAGGTgatatgtttgaaataattattcattttttagaAAGTATTGTAATGATTACATATTAAAGGACACCATCCATATCGATTTGCAGAAAAAGGAATAGCATCCATTGAATGGAATCACTGACCAATTTAGGAGTGGCTGTGTTGTATTTCATAAATTAGGGAGTGAAAATTGAAAcacataatttaaaacaatgaaacagagcaaaaaaaaacagaaataacATGTCATATATTatgttgtgagaaaaaaaaatttacacaaATTACACAAATGGGAGAATGAACTAACTATGTGATCGCTTAATATTCCTGCAGAATTTACTGCCACATCTGCACTGGAAAAGCTCAACAGACTCATCGTGATCATCAAAGTTGATGCCATAATCCTGCAGATACACTATACACATAAGCTTTTCTAGACAAAAACCCTTTAACTAATAACACAATTTGAAGTAAACTACATAAAAATGATAACCTATGATGTTTGGTAACAAATGGCCTGCCAACCAAACTACCTAGTAGTATACATAGTGGCATTACTAAACTAGTAACCAGAAACAAATAAAACCTATATTTTGATAATGAATTACTCAAATTATCTCAGCCTTTGTTCCCAATTTATATGTTGTACTTAATATCTCAGACCAATTAGTACGAACCACAAAAAGACTGCAGCAATCGAGCAATATATTCACCAAACATATTAAAGAACCAAACTCACGCACCCAAGTGAGTTCTTCCAGTGCTGCTATTTTTCTGGTTGCAAAGAACGCAAACTGCACATTTGAACACATTAAAAACATCAGCCATCATAGTTGTGTTCTATAGAATCATTCTCCCCGAATGCTTACAAAGGTAATTAAAAAGTGGAAATGGAATTGGTGGATTTGCTAACTTCTCACATGATAGTACTGATGAGTCGGGCACTCGACTTCAACTGGGATCTGAATTAAATTTGCATCCAAGCATCTACAAAAATaagtagaaataataaaaatcttcTGATTTACAATAGACATATCATGAGTACAAGGTCTGCACAGCCACATGAAAGTGTATTGTTAACAAACCATCAACCCAGTgattttactattttcattACTTTATATACAGATGTTCAATAGCAAGATGGAACTTTCATAATtgaaagtgaaaattgaaaatcaaaacaaaatattttcccTAAACgaagaaactaaaataatttacttatcataaaattaatttcaatagtTGCACAATTGATTTTAATAacctaaaatctaaaataatccATTACAATCACAGTAAATACCAATTTCTGTTGAGGAAAAAGTTGTTTGTATGTACCAAACCAAGCACAAACTACTTAGCTTAATTTcaacaaaacttaaataaaacgGTAACATTTACTACTTctattaaaaatcattaataagaGATAATCACCCAGGTGATTTTGTGATATTACACAACACCTCATTGTTTTCTATCCCTTCTCTGACGTCCCTTCCTTGTTTAAAAAACATTACACCAACaccttttttatattacattaatccttaaatatttgaaaaacattaCAATGAGTTTGTGTTAAAAACACAGATATGTTTGTGTAGTTTCATGAAACGTCAGGTAGGGctagtgtaatttaataaaataattattttaaacacatAATAAGAAAAGGACAAAAGTCTCTACAactaaaacttttataaataactgCAAAAGACGCCAGTGAAATATGAGAAACCCAAATACCTGTGATTAATAAATCTAGCAACATTTCCATATGATGCCGCATATAAACAAAGAGCTTCCCTATCCTTCACATCTCCTAAGTCCCAATCTGCATCCAATAAAACTGGAAATGTATATTTCCCACCTTTTGGATTTTTCATGTTCCTCTCGTGCAACTCTGTGACAGTTAAAATTTCCCCAACAAACTCACATACAAAGGTTCCTTTTGGAAGATCCTCTAACGTACGAAGACCCCACCCTTTTCCGTCTGAAGTTAAGAACACCTGGGCAGCACATAATCAGGAAGGcatatctaaataaatttctatctgggaaaaatgaatttgagaacataaaaaatgaaataatgtcACCTCAATGATTTCATCATCAAAGacaatacatttttttactagtggCAACGATTACTTAAACAGTCACCTGCAACTTGCAACTTATTCCACGCTGGACAACCCGATTGCCACAATGTTTGGCACAGCCACATTTGCTCCAGCACTCTTTAATAAACTTCTGCTTTAGGTGTCCTTTACATGGTTCCAAACAATCATCATTCTTTGATTGTTCGAATGGACAGGCTTTGcaatagaaataatttttggaATCACGGTTAATGGCAATACACTCTTCCAAGAAATCTTCCTTTAGTAGGCCATGTGCCGTAAAAGCAAATTCACCCCCAGTTTTATTGGTACAACGACATGGTTTAGATGACAATACGCAATTTCCCTTACAAGTTGAGCAACAATCCTCATTTCCAATACGAGATAGAGAAAAATTAACATAAGCATCTCGGTAGACAAGGTTTTGGGGTATGTAGTGAAAGGGTGGCGGAAGATCACTAGTAGTGTTATTCACCCATGAAATATTTACTGTTTCTTCACCCTTTGCCAGGTCATTAACATCGTGAACAGCCCTTAGATCATTTTCAGTCGTAAATTCACATTTTGGAACAACCACTGAGGTAGCTGAATTTGTAGACATGGGATCCTCTGGCTCCTTCCCACCAGTACTATGTAAGAAACCATTAGTGCTAACCTTCTTGGAAGCTAGTACAGCACCATCTTGATCACTTGGGCAGCATAGAGAACTAGGAACTTCAGGTTCAGCCAAGGCTGAAGAAGACCTAACACTGATTTCGTTTTCAATGACTGGATCTTTATTTCCTCTCACGCTAGGTGAGACATTGGTCTCGGATTCCTTTGAAACATCATCAGTTTGTGTTATCTTTACACATTGTTCCTGTGAATTATCATTTGAATCAGTTCCAAATTCCAAATGCAGTCACACGTCTCTCTATAATTCCAGGATAAAAATAAGGGTCAGAGTGGTTGTATATAATTGCACACCTGTATACTAAAGTATTTTTACAATTTGATTATTCCTATGCAATTGAAAAACCAGTTCCCAAGAACTGAGCAGCAGCTCTTGAGAAATTTTTTACCTCTCCCATAGATGGCAATGCTACATCTACATTTGAAGTTTGTTCTTCAATTGAGgaagaaataatatattcatgCTCAACGGCTTCATCGTTGCATTGTGATGCCAGGGTATCGTGGTCATCTTGCTTTTCAGCTGCATCCTTTAGAGAGTCTCCTCCGCTTGATGGTTCTTTTGAGCggaaatgataaaaataaagcCCATCAACACAGTTGAATGTGAGGTTAGAAACAGAATAGCAAAATAACGGCACAAAAGTAACATTTATTTGGTTTAACTGAAACACAAGGGCATTTCTGAATCTTTGGTACAAGGAACTCGGGTTCTTCCACATAAAGAAGTAATAGTGAACATGATGATCTTATGAAAGATTTTCAGCGAAAGTAAAAGTTTTACTGTATGCAATTCGAGACTCGCTTGCTGCATGTGCAGATGAAAGCATGTGGTGGGCTCAGGGCCAAAATTTCAGGGAGAGAAACCAATGAGGTTCTATTCAGATGAAACTATTTCACAGCTCAGCAAAAATTGAGcattatcttcttttcttttgaggCCCCCAGGAATTAAAGTGTTTTCCTATGTTTTACTAAGAATAATCTACCTACTTGCTCTGAAGCATAACAATTACCAACAAAATACAGTACTACACATTGGGTTCAATGAAAGTGTACAATGAAGTAAACGTCATCACCAAGATCTCACAACAAcagaaaatggaaagaaagtAAGAAGCTTCTCATCAAGGCACCGTAAGTTGAATACCAGGAGGAATCACAGCAAGGGGAATCTCACAAGCTGGCAAATCATCAACAGGCTCATCCTTGGGCTTGATCAAAGTGAATGGAACAAGCATTTTGTTATTGGCCAACGGAGCAGCTCGTGGTTCAGCTGCTGACTCTTTTAGTGGTTCTGCAAGGGAAGTATGGTCGGACATAGACCTTCCCCCTCTAGGTGTAAACTGAGGTGATACAGGTTGCTTTCCCCTGTTGACAATAGCATCTTGTGGGAGAACATGAGGAGCATCATTCCTTGCATTTCCATCAGATAATGCAGCACTGCTTTGAGGCTGCAGTCTGGAACTAGTTTCAGGCACTATGCCATCTTCCAATTTTGGAGTTTTCAACGGAAAGGCGGCTAAGCTGTGGCCATGATTAGTTAGAGGGCGTGAAGATTGACCCTCTTGGCCTCTCAAACGCAACCTCTTCAAAGGTCGCAAAGGCTCCTCATGCATATGAGCTTCTTCATTGTCCACATCTCCATCCTGGATGTTTGAAAAGCCACAACACATTTCAGGAGCCATA
The sequence above is drawn from the Vigna radiata var. radiata cultivar VC1973A chromosome 3, Vradiata_ver6, whole genome shotgun sequence genome and encodes:
- the LOC106758019 gene encoding probable inactive histone-lysine N-methyltransferase SUVR2, with amino-acid sequence MAPNPRVIAAFSAMANLGIPESKVKPVLKKLLKLYDKNWELIEEESYRALADAIFEEEENKSLEPDQNNKNKKDGDVDNEEAHMHEEPLRPLKRLRLRGQEGQSSRPLTNHGHSLAAFPLKTPKLEDGIVPETSSRLQPQSSAALSDGNARNDAPHVLPQDAIVNRGKQPVSPQFTPRGGRSMSDHTSLAEPLKESAAEPRAAPLANNKMLVPFTLIKPKDEPVDDLPACEIPLAVIPPEPSSGGDSLKDAAEKQDDHDTLASQCNDEAVEHEYIISSSIEEQTSNVDVALPSMGEEQCVKITQTDDVSKESETNVSPSVRGNKDPVIENEISVRSSSALAEPEVPSSLCCPSDQDGAVLASKKVSTNGFLHSTGGKEPEDPMSTNSATSVVVPKCEFTTENDLRAVHDVNDLAKGEETVNISWVNNTTSDLPPPFHYIPQNLVYRDAYVNFSLSRIGNEDCCSTCKGNCVLSSKPCRCTNKTGGEFAFTAHGLLKEDFLEECIAINRDSKNYFYCKACPFEQSKNDDCLEPCKGHLKQKFIKECWSKCGCAKHCGNRVVQRGISCKLQVFLTSDGKGWGLRTLEDLPKGTFVCEFVGEILTVTELHERNMKNPKGGKYTFPVLLDADWDLGDVKDREALCLYAASYGNVARFINHRCLDANLIQIPVEVECPTHQYYHFAFFATRKIAALEELTWDYGINFDDHDESVELFQCRCGSKFCRNIKRSHRSIRSTVA